TAACTAAAAATAGTAATTGCGGTAAAGTTTATACAATAACTATTTTTTACATGATAGGGTCCTCGATCTAGCAAATCTCGTCGAAGATCATCTCCATTATTTTAgcgtatcttttattttagttagttgtctttatttatttttcatatcttttgtaatcttttattttagttatgtttcttgatttgcAAGACATGtgttagggtttagaattctatTATATAGAATTCTATCTTATTTCAAATCATTGAgaaatatgaaataaacttaTATTCTCATTCTTGTTCCAAAAACCCTAGAACTTTAACTAGGGAATTATCTCTTTCGCTCTGTTCAATCTTCGTTTGCTCTACAAACCTCTCGATAGGGAACTTAAAccctatcaattggtgcttccaTTGATTTACTCTTCCTCCAATCTCTCTAAAAAAATCTCCACCGCCATTTCTATCAAACTCACGCCACAATCCTCCGTGCGatactgctcgaataatactgaatcgggttaaaagtcgattgtagagttttccgtatacaagcaagattatattcgcgggaacttgctcgaaacatgcttttcagtataccaaacctaaaaaaaacatttaagaGCTTAAAACAATCAAATTTTACACTATAATACTTAATTCTAATAAGTTAATATTTGAAATAGGGGTAAAATATGTTATTGGGAAAATGAGAACTAGGCGAGAACGAGAAccaaaaattttgatttgtaaTGATCTTACTGGAGTATCATAATGATCCGATTTATATTTTGTAATAACTCACTCTACACGTTATGAACTAGGCGAGATTTAAAacagtagtatattttttaaaaaataatcaacaCATTCTTATTTTAATCCTtaattttctgtttttcttaattgaattaattaataaaaaatcatcaTGACTAATATATCCTTGTAATGACCTAAATCTCCTTCAAAGTTATAGTACTCCGTATGAGATATTTAATCTAACCGGTTAATTTATGGGATTTTGGTCTGTAATATCattatttttgtcaaaaatatgcTACTTTTCCCATAAATTATAAAAGTGGTATAAAAAATCCACTTTGGTGGAatctattttaaatttttttggcaaaataCACTCTACATAGACAATTATAAAGTGTATGacctaccaaaaaaaaaatcttactaCGTTCTTTCATTTCCCAAATACAAAACTAATTTCAATCCTAAATAAAAGCTACAATGACTCTATACGACACAACCATTTCTGCAAGAAAATAACGACGCAACTAACAATGCAACATTCGAATCCCGTTGAAACCCACGACACAACAATGGCACAACCATTTGACACATGGTACTGTATGCGAAGATAAGTAGCGACATCTAGAGTTAAAAATGTCACGTAATGCAGTAGGATCCACCTTCTAACCCATCAGGAGGAAAAACAACCAAACACAAACTTTATGATTTTTCATGCCATTTTTATAGTTTATAGGAAATagcataatttttgaaaatttattgattttagagcatctccaatggcggcgtcggcaccggcacgccgattttttgcggacgccggtgctgacgccgaaccattgcagccggtgtcggcgaaatcggcgatTCTTGGGCTGACGCTGATCcgcacggcgccattgtaggccccggatcggcgtcataccggcgtcagatttttaattttttttttaatttttcgaaacactatacatacgcgctttgaacgtcattttcattcgcaccacttgttttaacgagtactctctctatcttaatttctgtacaagatcaacaacgagaaatgagtaatgccggtggcaGTGGTGGTGgcagtggtggggatgctgatgagtacgagcatatgatgaacgaagagctagatacCTATAtgagccgtgaggttgatcgaatatttaattccgtattttgtgtgattgttaattatttgtttttcataattgagtgatgtggctgtgctattgcatgtccagttgcttgtccagttgcatgtgcagatgatgtggcaggaggattttgatgctgatgatgtgacagtgaCAAGGCTATgagagggctattgcatgtccagaactactggagatgctcttatggaccaaaatatcttaatttattgatttaataaaatagatatagTCTTAGGTATGCACTATAGGGACCTATAGTCTGCGGTGACGAGCACTCTTCGAGGAAATTCTTGCAAGAGAATGAGGGGAGGAGGAGACGACGATTTTAGAGATTGTACAAATCTTATTCAATCAACTAGGAGAAAAGGCGAATGAgatattgataaaaataattgtaaGGATGAGAACCAAAATCTAAGTAGAAAATGTATTAATAATTAAACTTTAATTCTACTATCAGAATCGAAGCCGAGACTTTGGGTTTCAAGATTAATCACTTTATAATTAAGCTAATACATGGACACGATTGACttgcttttttatttattttttattgataatGGACTTGAATATGAGATATTTGGACTAAGTATTAAGCACTCTATTATTAGATCAACACAAATATTAACTTGCTTCTTATACTCGACTAATTAGTTACACAAGATTAAGATTAACATGTGATTAACACATGACACTTTAAATATGATTCACAAATCATTAACTAATACATGATgagtagtaaaataaaatacaaatgtaGAATAATAGTTTAGATTAAAATACCTGAATTTATATTCACCTAAAAACTTATCCTTCTCTTTCctaaaagaaaatattgaaaCTTCCCTATGTGTTGAAATATTTTCAGTGCAGCAACAATTGTTCAAATAAGCAGCAGGAATCCATTTCCGTGCAGTGATTCCAGCAATCTCTAAATGGCGAGCTCTCTTCGGCGGCTGGCGAGTGATTCCATTAACATTTCTCGATCGGCAAGAGCATTCTCCACGGAAAGCGCATTGGTCGAAACAAAACCCGGCGAGATCGGCACGGTTTCGGGCATCCCCCAAGAGCACCTCCGCCGAAAGGTCTACTTGCATTTTGGCGGTTTGCTTTGAATTCGTTCAAGCATAAGATGGATTGGTTTCCTCTCCTCGTATCTCCTTCTCGATTCGCTATTGATGCATATTATTCTTTTAACTTTTAGGGTTAGTGGCTGTATCTGTTTATATGTATTTATGTATTTGGATTAGGTAAAAAGTTAATAGGTAATTTGAAAGATCCATGATGTAAGGAGTATTTTTCTCTGAACTTGTTTTGGTGTTGGATAGGTTATGATATTCTCACCTGCCAGAACTGCTACTCAGCAAGGAGCTGGGAAGGTCGGTAGATGGAAAATCAATTTCTTGTCCACACAAAAGTATGTCTATCATCTCTTGATTGCTTGCATTTTTTCTTTGGCTCAATCAGCTTTTATCTTTGATCAATTTGTCATCCACCCTTAAGAAACATTGGAGCTAGCAAGTTATCATTCGATTCGACCAAGTTCGTTCTTTGATTCCAGTATTATCAATTCGATTGCCTTTGTTGAGTCAGTGCTCCCAGTGTGTTGAATTATTATATCCATGAGAATCATAGGCTGATGATCAATGTTCTTCAGCTCAAATACATGTCTTAACACTTTATCGAAAACTTTTTACCGGAAACATTTCACCGGTAACGATAAAGTAAAGTTGAGATGTTTATGGCAAGGAAAATATGTGGCCGATAAGGAGGAGACAAAGGCACGCAGGAATAGAATCATAAAGGAAtgagatgaaaatgtgaatggaatgaagatgagaaaggAGTCCATAATGGTTCTAGTGCTTGgtatgcttaaggaattaatgAATGGATTTCTAGATTTTCTAACAATTAAAGATGATGTCAATAGTCATAAGAATGTGATCAATTATTCACTGATTGTTTTTATCAATATGGTTGTTGAATATgcatatattgtttctgattttcAGATGGGAGGAATCCACTTATGGGTTGGACATCCACTGGAGACCCATATGCCAATGTTGGGGATTCTGCACGCTTTGACAGTCAAGAAGCTGCAGTATCATTTGCTGAGAGATATGGTTGGGAATACACTGTATGGTCTCCTTGGTCTGAGATCCCGACAGAACAAATTTTCCAAGTTTAAAATTTGTCAGCTGGAATCTCTTTTTGCAAGGGTTATATATTAGACCATAAAACGTTCTTTATTTGTCAGCTGGAATCTTGAAATTCCATGAGAATGGACTATGCTATAAAAGTTGAGTTATTCGTAGtgtcattaaataaaatagaagcgAATTAGCATAGGTTTGTTTTTGTTCTCTTAAAGAATCTGGTTTGGCATTTTTTTGGTCGTCCTGTATTTAATGGAACTGGCCATCTTGACACAGCCATTAAATTATTAACTAAACAGATTTTGATATCAGTATTTTGTCTATTTTGAGATTGGTTCAACATGGCACTGTGTCAAGACTCGAGTGAATTCTGGTGCTATTGAATCGTCTGGCATGTATTAGTCACTTAATCTAAAATTTGGCGCTGTGTCAAGACTCAAGAGTGAATTCTAGTGCCGTTGAATCGTTTGGCATGTATTAGTCATTTATCTACAATTTTGGCACCGTGTCAAGACTCCACCACAGTGCTGGTCTAATATCTTCGACTATGAAAGTTTCTTATGTTTTCATACTGCTTCTTATTCACAGGTCAAGAAGCACCACACCCCATTATTGAAGGTTAGATAtccttatttttaaaatttagtgcTTGTTAATGCTTGAGGTGATTTAGCAACAGCCTGTTAAGCAACTTGAACTCCTTTTCCATTTATACTTTTACTTGTACTAAACATGTCAAAAGTTTATGATCTATGTTTTCTTTTCACTTGTGGTGATTTCATGTTTGGTATAGTTTGGTTCATATAGCACTAGCTGTTTTAGCAAAATAGTACTCTGAAACCAAATCGCACGCCTTCATGTATAGCACACTATACACTATTAATTTTCATGGTTTATTGGTAGATGGTAAGAGGAACGTCTTGTGTTTTGGATGGAAGTTCTTATGGATTACTTCCTTTCCTAGCATTTTTTGACAGAATTACTTAAACAAGCTTTGGAAAACTAAATTGCTTTTGTAGTAGTGGCCTGTTACATACTTTGACTGGCCTTCTATTTAACATTTTGATAGTTATACTACTATACATTAGGTGAGTGGTGATTTTGAGACCATTACCTTTTGTGATGAGACTGACATACGTTTGATGATGGCTTACTTGATCTATTATTGTTGTTAGAGATTCTTTCTTTTGTTCTATGTGCACATGCCCCTCCCCTCCTCCATTAAAATTCCTACAAAGATGACTACAAAATGATATTTTGAGGTCTCTCAAGACTCATGGTAGTCTTCCTACTGGGTTTCGTTTGCAGGTGAAGGCATATGCAGACAACTTCAAATGGAAGGGCCCTCCTAAGTCTGAGGCGAGCTAATTTTTCAAGTGTAATAATTTGCTTGGGGATTTTAGCTCAGGAAGGCACAAGGATGAGTATTCTGTGTTATCCTTGAGTGAATAAATCACACAACATTTGGGTGCCTTCATGCTTGATTTGTTCGTGCAGAGAGTTTCGATACACTTTGCACTTTGTTGTAAGACAAGATACTTGTGTATTACAGAATTATATCCAActtttagagagaaaagacttgtttgttttaatttcttttttttagatgGGTATCTTTAATGTGTCAAACACAACCATCTTGTTAGATTTTTTACTAAGCTCAATTGTCCAATATAGTCGAATGGAGCTTAAGGGAGAAATATCTACTTTTTCTACTTGGTTAAATATTTCTTTTGCTAATTATTGATAAAGGTATGTAACACATGCACCATTGCCCAACGTGGATTTAATaataaagataaatataaaAGGGGTGCGGTAAATTTACTCAAAAGTTCACCgtgattagggatgtcaatttagcccgcaacccgtgggctgacccgaatagcccgccaaatttatagggttagggctgaaaatttccagcccgataaaattacagcccgattagcccgcacccgattaacccgcaacccgttagggccagacc
This DNA window, taken from Salvia splendens isolate huo1 chromosome 18, SspV2, whole genome shotgun sequence, encodes the following:
- the LOC121777539 gene encoding NADH dehydrogenase [ubiquinone] iron-sulfur protein 4, mitochondrial-like gives rise to the protein MASSLRRLASDSINISRSARAFSTESALVETKPGEIGTVSGIPQEHLRRKVMIFSPARTATQQGAGKVGRWKINFLSTQKWRNPLMGWTSTGDPYANVGDSARFDSQEAAVSFAERYGWEYTVKKHHTPLLKVKAYADNFKWKGPPKSEAS